One window of Solwaraspora sp. WMMA2056 genomic DNA carries:
- a CDS encoding ATP-dependent helicase, which yields MVLQRFGAATREWFGSAFAAPTAAQQGAWEAISDGQHALVVAPTGSGKTLAAFLWSLDQLLRTPPPADPRHRCRVLYLSPLKALAVDVDRNLRTPLVGIGQATARLGLPAPAVTVGVRTGDTPAEQRRAFGKAPPDILITTPESLFLLLTSAARESLRGVQTVIVDEVHAVVGTKRGAHLALSLERLDALLAAPAQRIGLSATVRPVEETAQFLGGRHPVRVVAPPTTKLIDVSVQVPVPDLAHLDEQPDGDDDAPGRTSRSIWPAVEERVLDLILRHRSTIVFTNSRRSSERLCARLNELAADRAAAQAPADQPTAPTAGVTAAQRSTRMPAEIMAQSDAARGAPPVIARAHHGSVSRSERLQIEEALKSGRLPAVIATSSLELGIDMGAVDLVVQIEAPPSVAAGLQRVGRAGHQVGALSEGVVLPKHRGDLLACTVVTQRMADGEIEQLRFPRNPLDVLAQHVVAMVAVDPWRLDELATLVRRAAPYAELPDSALHAVLDMLSGRYPSTAFAELRPRLVWDRHSDLLTGRPGAQRLAVTSGGTIPDRGLFGVFLAGAAQTTRVGELDEEMVYESRVGDVFLLGATSWRIEEITADRVLVTPAPGQPARMPFWKGDQPGRPVELGRALGARLRELGRLDAPTARAALGTTGLDDWATDNLLRYLAEQRDATRVLPDDRTILVERFRDELGDWRLVVHSVLGAQVNGPWAMAIGRRISERYGVDAQVLPADDGIVVRLPDMVDTPPGADLVVFDADEIGPLVEESVGGSALFAARFRECAARSLLLPRRDPRRRQPLWQQRQRAAQLLDVAREFPDFPVTLEAARECLQDVFDMSAVTGLMADLTTRRLRLVEVETARPSPFARSLLFGYVGAFLYEGDLPLAERRVAALSLDATLLGELLGRVELRELLDPAVLAETHRQLRWLDGHRRVRDAEDLAEMLRVLGDLSEAQLRERQVDPAWLTELVRSRRAIEVRVAGEQRWILVEDAARLRDALGVALPVGLAEAHLAPVDDPLDDLVRRYARTRGPFDATQCAQRFGLGRWVVEQTLRRLAAAGQVVAGEFTMDLSGPQWCDAEVLRMLRRRSLAALRREIEPVPAATLARFLPRWQQVAGTGRGVDAVAAVIEQLQGVAVPASALERLVLPARVPDYTSSYLDELCASGEVQWAGAGAIGANDGWVRLVFAETAALVLPPPEAALTMTPVHTALLDALADGQALFFRQLADRVAAAAPVDGPTATDAAGDGPTATDVPGGGVAGHRYDPGTIESALWDLVWAGWLTNDTLAALRAVLGPGGAHRSRAGQPPRTRSRRPGRGFAVRPAAPTLAGRWSRLPDRDPDPTRRAAALADVLLERYGVLTRGAVAGEGTPGGFAAVYPVLSALEERGAARRGYFVDGLGAAQFALPGAVERLRELSGPAADRPDGDPMVLAATDPASPYGAALPWPQRPGEQDGHRPARKAGAVVVLVGGELVLYVERGGRSLLRFTDDGQRLAVAARALAATVTSGALGAISVERADGEPVRDSPLHPALAAAGFRVTPRGLRLRG from the coding sequence ATGGTCCTGCAGCGGTTCGGTGCCGCCACCCGGGAGTGGTTCGGCAGCGCCTTCGCGGCACCGACAGCCGCCCAGCAGGGCGCCTGGGAGGCGATCAGCGACGGCCAGCACGCTCTCGTCGTCGCACCGACCGGGTCCGGCAAGACCCTCGCCGCCTTCCTCTGGTCGTTGGACCAACTGCTACGGACGCCCCCGCCGGCCGATCCCCGGCACCGTTGCCGGGTGCTCTACCTCAGCCCGCTCAAGGCCCTCGCCGTCGACGTCGACCGCAACCTACGTACCCCGTTGGTCGGCATCGGGCAGGCCACGGCCCGGCTCGGTCTGCCCGCGCCGGCGGTCACCGTCGGGGTACGCACCGGCGACACCCCGGCGGAGCAGCGTCGTGCCTTCGGCAAAGCGCCACCGGACATCCTCATCACCACCCCGGAGTCGCTGTTCCTGCTGCTGACCTCGGCCGCCCGGGAATCGTTGCGCGGCGTGCAGACGGTCATCGTCGACGAGGTGCACGCCGTCGTCGGCACCAAACGCGGCGCGCATCTGGCGCTGTCACTGGAACGGCTGGACGCGCTGCTCGCCGCGCCGGCCCAACGGATCGGGCTGTCGGCCACCGTACGGCCGGTCGAGGAGACCGCCCAGTTCCTCGGCGGCCGGCATCCGGTCCGGGTGGTCGCCCCACCCACCACGAAACTCATCGACGTCAGCGTCCAGGTCCCGGTGCCCGATCTGGCCCACCTCGACGAGCAGCCCGACGGTGACGACGACGCGCCGGGCCGTACCAGCCGGTCCATCTGGCCCGCCGTCGAGGAACGGGTCCTCGACCTGATCCTGCGCCACCGCTCCACCATCGTGTTCACCAACTCGCGCCGCTCGTCGGAGCGGCTCTGCGCCCGCCTCAACGAGCTCGCCGCCGACCGGGCAGCGGCGCAGGCTCCCGCCGACCAGCCGACGGCACCCACCGCCGGGGTCACGGCGGCGCAGCGGAGCACCCGGATGCCGGCGGAGATCATGGCCCAGTCCGACGCCGCCCGTGGCGCGCCGCCGGTGATCGCCCGTGCCCACCACGGCAGCGTCTCGCGCTCGGAGCGGCTGCAGATCGAGGAGGCGCTCAAGTCCGGCCGGCTCCCGGCGGTGATCGCCACCTCCAGTCTCGAGCTCGGCATCGACATGGGCGCGGTCGACCTGGTCGTGCAGATCGAGGCACCGCCGAGCGTCGCCGCCGGTCTGCAACGGGTCGGCCGGGCCGGGCACCAGGTCGGCGCACTGTCGGAGGGCGTGGTGCTGCCGAAACACCGGGGTGACCTGCTTGCCTGCACGGTCGTCACACAGCGGATGGCCGACGGTGAGATCGAACAGCTGCGGTTCCCCCGTAACCCACTGGACGTGCTCGCCCAGCACGTCGTCGCGATGGTCGCGGTCGACCCGTGGCGGCTCGACGAGCTCGCCACACTGGTCCGCCGGGCGGCCCCGTACGCCGAACTACCCGACTCGGCGCTGCACGCGGTGCTCGACATGCTCTCCGGCCGGTACCCGTCGACCGCCTTCGCCGAGCTGCGGCCCCGACTCGTCTGGGACCGCCACAGTGACCTGCTGACCGGTCGACCGGGCGCCCAGCGGCTGGCGGTGACCAGCGGCGGCACCATCCCCGACCGGGGACTGTTCGGGGTCTTCCTGGCCGGTGCCGCCCAGACCACCAGGGTCGGTGAGCTCGACGAGGAGATGGTCTACGAGTCACGGGTCGGCGACGTGTTCCTGCTCGGCGCCACTTCCTGGCGGATCGAGGAGATCACTGCGGACCGGGTGCTGGTCACCCCCGCACCAGGCCAACCCGCCCGGATGCCGTTCTGGAAGGGCGACCAGCCGGGGCGGCCGGTGGAGCTGGGCCGCGCGCTCGGTGCCCGGCTGCGCGAGCTGGGTCGGCTGGACGCCCCGACCGCGCGCGCCGCGCTGGGCACCACCGGGCTGGACGACTGGGCCACCGACAACCTGCTGCGATACCTCGCCGAGCAACGTGACGCCACCCGGGTGTTGCCGGACGACCGGACCATTCTCGTCGAGCGGTTCCGTGACGAGCTCGGCGACTGGCGGCTGGTGGTGCACAGCGTCCTCGGCGCCCAGGTCAACGGCCCCTGGGCGATGGCCATCGGTCGGCGGATCAGCGAACGGTACGGCGTCGACGCCCAGGTGCTGCCCGCCGACGACGGCATCGTCGTCCGGTTGCCCGACATGGTCGACACACCGCCCGGTGCCGATCTTGTCGTCTTCGACGCCGACGAGATCGGCCCGCTCGTCGAGGAGTCCGTCGGCGGGTCCGCGCTGTTCGCCGCACGGTTCCGGGAATGCGCCGCCCGGTCACTGCTGCTGCCCCGCCGGGATCCGCGTCGCCGGCAGCCCCTGTGGCAGCAGCGGCAACGCGCCGCTCAACTGCTCGACGTCGCCCGGGAGTTTCCCGATTTCCCGGTCACCCTCGAAGCCGCCCGGGAATGTCTACAGGACGTGTTCGACATGTCGGCCGTGACCGGGCTGATGGCCGACCTGACGACCCGTCGACTGCGACTCGTCGAGGTCGAGACCGCCCGGCCCTCACCGTTCGCCCGGTCGTTGCTGTTCGGATACGTCGGCGCGTTCCTCTACGAAGGCGATCTGCCGTTGGCCGAGCGCCGGGTCGCCGCGTTGAGCCTCGACGCGACGCTGCTCGGCGAGCTGCTCGGCCGGGTCGAGCTGCGGGAGCTGCTCGATCCGGCGGTGCTCGCCGAGACCCACCGTCAGCTGCGATGGCTCGACGGACACCGCCGGGTCCGCGACGCCGAGGACCTGGCGGAGATGTTGCGCGTACTGGGCGACCTGTCCGAGGCGCAGCTGCGCGAGCGGCAGGTGGATCCGGCCTGGCTGACGGAGCTCGTCCGGAGCCGACGCGCGATCGAGGTACGGGTCGCCGGCGAACAGCGCTGGATCCTGGTCGAGGACGCGGCGCGGCTGCGCGACGCCCTCGGCGTCGCGTTGCCGGTCGGCCTCGCCGAGGCCCACCTCGCCCCGGTCGACGACCCGCTCGATGACCTCGTCCGGCGTTACGCGCGGACCCGGGGCCCGTTCGACGCGACACAGTGCGCCCAACGGTTCGGGCTGGGCCGCTGGGTCGTCGAGCAGACGCTGCGCCGGTTGGCCGCGGCCGGCCAGGTCGTCGCCGGTGAGTTCACGATGGACCTGTCCGGGCCGCAGTGGTGCGACGCCGAGGTCCTGCGGATGCTACGGCGCCGGTCGTTGGCGGCCCTGCGTCGGGAGATCGAGCCGGTTCCGGCGGCGACGCTGGCCCGGTTCCTGCCCCGGTGGCAGCAGGTCGCCGGCACCGGGCGGGGGGTCGACGCCGTGGCGGCGGTGATCGAACAGTTGCAGGGGGTGGCCGTACCGGCCTCAGCGTTGGAACGCCTGGTGCTGCCGGCCCGGGTGCCCGACTACACATCGTCGTATCTGGACGAGCTCTGCGCCAGCGGCGAGGTCCAGTGGGCCGGTGCGGGCGCGATCGGTGCCAACGACGGTTGGGTGAGGCTGGTCTTCGCCGAGACCGCCGCGCTGGTGTTGCCGCCCCCGGAGGCGGCACTGACCATGACCCCGGTCCACACGGCCCTGCTCGACGCCCTCGCCGACGGGCAGGCGCTGTTCTTCCGGCAACTCGCCGACCGGGTCGCCGCGGCCGCCCCTGTCGACGGACCGACGGCCACCGACGCAGCTGGCGACGGACCGACGGCCACCGACGTGCCGGGCGGTGGTGTGGCCGGACACCGGTACGACCCGGGCACGATCGAATCGGCGCTGTGGGACCTGGTCTGGGCGGGCTGGCTGACCAACGACACCTTGGCGGCGCTGCGCGCCGTGCTGGGCCCCGGCGGAGCGCACCGGTCCCGCGCCGGTCAGCCGCCCCGGACCAGGTCCCGCCGGCCGGGTCGAGGGTTCGCGGTGCGCCCGGCGGCACCGACACTCGCGGGCCGCTGGTCGCGTCTGCCGGACCGGGACCCGGACCCGACGCGGCGGGCGGCGGCGCTCGCCGACGTCCTCCTGGAGCGGTACGGCGTGCTGACCCGTGGCGCGGTGGCCGGCGAGGGCACCCCGGGCGGCTTCGCCGCCGTATATCCGGTGCTGTCCGCTCTGGAGGAACGCGGGGCGGCCCGCCGGGGCTACTTCGTCGACGGGCTCGGCGCCGCCCAGTTCGCCCTGCCCGGCGCGGTCGAGCGGCTGCGGGAGTTGTCCGGACCGGCAGCGGACCGCCCGGACGGCGACCCGATGGTGCTGGCGGCGACCGATCCCGCGAGCCCGTACGGTGCCGCACTGCCGTGGCCGCAGCGGCCGGGCGAACAGGACGGGCACCGGCCGGCGCGCAAGGCCGGCGCCGTGGTGGTGCTCGTCGGCGGCGAACTGGTGCTCTACGTCGAACGCGGCGGCCGTAGCCTGTTGCGCTTCACCGACGACGGGCAGCGGCTGGCCGTGGCGGCTCGGGCGCTGGCCGCCACGGTGACCTCCGGCGCGCTCGGTGCCATCTCGGTCGAGCGTGCCGACGGCGAACCGGTCCGGGATTCGCCGCTGCATCCCGCGCTGGCCGCCGCCGGATTCCGGGTCACCCCGCGTGGCCTGCGCCTGCGCGGCTGA
- a CDS encoding CPCC family cysteine-rich protein, which translates to MGPHSVDRCPCCGYRTGCTTCPVCFWTDDGQGDQDAEVVRGGPNGDLSLSLARLNFAIYGASHQRYADIVRSPRPDEYP; encoded by the coding sequence GTGGGCCCGCACTCCGTCGACAGATGTCCCTGCTGTGGTTACCGGACCGGATGCACCACCTGCCCTGTCTGCTTCTGGACCGACGACGGCCAGGGCGACCAGGACGCCGAGGTGGTGCGTGGCGGGCCGAACGGCGATCTGAGCCTGTCCCTGGCACGGCTCAACTTCGCGATCTACGGCGCGAGCCACCAGCGCTACGCCGACATCGTCCGGTCTCCCCGACCCGACGAGTACCCGTAG
- a CDS encoding DUF4142 domain-containing protein gives MVAGLLALPGVAVAQQSGATQLGAADIALLNGVRLAGLWEIPAGQLAAEKGSTQRVREVGAEIAKQHIELDLLAVEAANKLGVELPTDPTPTQQGWVDEMKVATGARFDRIFVERLRAAHGNIFPVIGAVRASTRNDVVRQLAQDANGFVQTHMTLLESTGLVRYGELPPVAMPAPPDDSLFAAVAANAELGTGINSTAVWVILGAALVLGTGATWAVFRRRY, from the coding sequence ATGGTCGCCGGACTGCTCGCGCTGCCGGGCGTCGCGGTTGCCCAACAGTCCGGAGCGACCCAGCTCGGCGCCGCCGACATCGCGCTGCTCAACGGAGTCCGGCTGGCCGGGCTGTGGGAGATCCCCGCCGGGCAGCTGGCAGCCGAGAAGGGCAGCACGCAGCGCGTCCGTGAAGTGGGCGCCGAGATCGCCAAGCAGCACATCGAGCTGGACCTGCTGGCCGTCGAGGCCGCCAACAAACTCGGTGTTGAACTGCCCACCGACCCCACGCCGACCCAGCAGGGCTGGGTGGACGAGATGAAGGTGGCGACCGGGGCCCGGTTCGACCGGATCTTCGTCGAGCGGCTCCGCGCCGCGCACGGCAACATCTTCCCGGTCATCGGTGCGGTCCGGGCCAGCACCCGCAACGACGTCGTCCGGCAGCTCGCGCAGGACGCCAACGGCTTCGTCCAGACCCACATGACGCTGCTGGAGAGCACCGGCCTGGTCCGCTACGGCGAGTTGCCGCCGGTGGCGATGCCCGCCCCGCCGGACGACAGCCTGTTCGCGGCGGTCGCGGCAAACGCCGAGCTGGGCACCGGCATCAACTCGACCGCCGTCTGGGTGATCCTGGGTGCCGCGCTGGTGCTCGGCACCGGTGCGACCTGGGCGGTCTTCCGACGACGATACTGA
- a CDS encoding DNA-formamidopyrimidine glycosylase family protein, protein MPEGDTVWNTAERLRQALAGQRLTGSDLRVPQLATTDLSGWLVHDCASRGKHLLLRLAAPDDRRYTLHSHLRMDGSWRVYRSGARWTGGPAQLIRVVLRTATVVAVGYHLHELTIVPTRQEARLTGTLGPDLLGADWDPAEAVRRLAAHPEITVAEALLDQRNLAGIGNVYACEVLFLRGVAPWTPVGAVPDLPALVDLAHRLLRANRGRPRRSITGLPAAGTYVYGRAHQPCRRCGTAVRRAELAGRVSYWCPNCQPDRRGAAAPPNRRRPPGADHSPR, encoded by the coding sequence GTGCCCGAAGGCGACACGGTCTGGAACACCGCCGAGCGGTTGCGGCAGGCGCTGGCCGGGCAGCGGCTCACCGGCAGCGACCTGCGGGTCCCGCAGCTGGCGACGACCGACCTGTCCGGCTGGCTGGTGCACGACTGCGCCAGCCGTGGCAAGCACCTGCTGCTACGCCTCGCCGCGCCGGACGACCGGCGTTACACACTCCACTCCCACCTGCGGATGGACGGCAGCTGGCGGGTCTACCGCAGCGGCGCCCGCTGGACCGGCGGCCCCGCCCAGCTGATCCGGGTGGTGCTGCGGACCGCGACGGTGGTCGCGGTCGGATACCACCTGCACGAGCTGACGATCGTACCGACGCGGCAGGAAGCGCGGCTGACCGGCACGCTCGGCCCGGACCTGCTCGGCGCGGACTGGGATCCGGCGGAGGCGGTACGGCGGCTGGCCGCCCACCCCGAGATCACCGTCGCCGAGGCCCTGCTCGACCAGCGCAACCTGGCGGGCATCGGCAACGTGTACGCCTGTGAGGTGCTGTTCCTGCGCGGCGTCGCGCCGTGGACACCGGTGGGTGCGGTGCCGGACCTGCCGGCGCTGGTCGACCTGGCACACCGGCTGCTGCGGGCGAACCGGGGCCGGCCCCGTCGCAGCATCACCGGCCTACCGGCGGCGGGCACATACGTGTACGGGCGCGCGCACCAGCCGTGCCGCCGCTGCGGTACGGCGGTACGACGGGCCGAGCTCGCCGGTCGGGTCAGCTACTGGTGCCCGAACTGTCAACCGGACCGGCGTGGCGCCGCAGCTCCGCCAAACCGGCGGCGACCCCCCGGAGCAGATCACTCGCCTCGGTGA
- a CDS encoding PspA/IM30 family protein produces MANPFVKGWRYLMALFGAKIDEHADPKVQIQQAIEDAQRQHQALVQQAAAVIGNQRQLEMKLSRQMSEVERLQGMARQALVLADKSRAEGNEAEAAKYEQTAQTLATQLVSGEQSMEDLKALHDQSLAAAAQARQAVENNQMILQQKLAERTKLLSQLEQAKMQETVAASLESMSALAAPKNTPSLDEVRDKIEQRYATAMGRAELAGNSVEGRMLEVQKSTLDLAGSSRLDQIRASMAGEQLAGAQPSPAVESGQAQAAAADSAGVARLDQLRASMAKDKDKGAGDASAAS; encoded by the coding sequence ATGGCGAACCCGTTCGTCAAGGGTTGGCGCTACTTGATGGCGCTGTTCGGCGCCAAGATAGACGAGCATGCCGATCCCAAGGTGCAGATCCAACAGGCGATCGAGGACGCCCAACGACAGCACCAGGCGCTGGTCCAGCAGGCCGCAGCCGTGATCGGCAACCAGCGGCAGCTGGAGATGAAGCTGTCCCGGCAGATGAGCGAGGTCGAGCGGCTGCAGGGGATGGCCCGCCAGGCGCTCGTGCTGGCCGACAAGTCCCGCGCCGAGGGCAACGAGGCCGAGGCCGCCAAGTACGAGCAGACCGCTCAGACGCTCGCCACCCAGCTGGTCTCCGGCGAGCAGTCGATGGAGGATCTCAAGGCCCTGCACGACCAGTCGCTGGCCGCGGCGGCCCAGGCACGCCAGGCGGTGGAGAACAACCAGATGATCCTGCAGCAGAAGCTCGCCGAGCGCACCAAGCTGCTCAGCCAGCTGGAGCAGGCCAAGATGCAGGAGACGGTGGCCGCCTCGCTGGAGTCGATGTCGGCGCTCGCGGCACCGAAGAACACCCCGTCGTTGGACGAGGTGCGCGACAAGATCGAGCAGCGGTACGCCACCGCGATGGGCCGGGCCGAGCTGGCCGGCAACTCGGTCGAGGGACGCATGCTGGAAGTGCAGAAATCCACCCTGGATCTGGCCGGCTCGTCGCGACTGGACCAGATCCGGGCGAGCATGGCCGGCGAGCAGCTCGCCGGGGCCCAGCCCTCCCCGGCGGTCGAGTCCGGCCAGGCACAGGCCGCAGCCGCGGACAGCGCCGGCGTCGCCCGCCTCGACCAGTTGCGTGCCTCGATGGCCAAGGACAAGGACAAGGGCGCCGGTGACGCCAGCGCCGCCAGCTGA
- a CDS encoding helix-turn-helix transcriptional regulator gives MVLLRRVIGDALRARRQGQRRTLREVSTAANVSLGYLSEIERGQKEASSELLAAICDALGARLSEVLRDVSHTVADAEQRHGVLVAVPEQSGQPLRPHPEHPAGEVAVEDGLTVSVRSDSPLKATLRTTRRVPAGSGRDRDVVCAA, from the coding sequence ATGGTCCTGCTACGCCGCGTCATCGGTGACGCACTGCGCGCCCGCCGGCAGGGTCAACGCCGGACCCTGCGGGAGGTCTCCACCGCGGCCAACGTCAGTCTCGGCTATCTCTCCGAGATCGAGCGCGGGCAGAAGGAAGCGTCCAGCGAACTGCTCGCCGCCATATGTGACGCCCTGGGTGCCAGACTCTCCGAGGTCCTGCGCGACGTCAGCCACACCGTCGCCGACGCCGAGCAGCGCCATGGTGTCCTGGTGGCCGTTCCCGAGCAGTCCGGTCAACCGTTGCGGCCACATCCCGAGCACCCGGCCGGCGAGGTCGCTGTCGAGGACGGCCTGACCGTCTCGGTGCGCAGCGACTCGCCGTTGAAGGCCACCCTGCGTACGACCCGGCGGGTGCCAGCCGGCAGTGGTCGCGACCGCGACGTCGTCTGCGCGGCGTGA
- a CDS encoding CinA family protein has protein sequence MSLPGGDAPAGSDPGGDAPAGTDLGVGRPVTGSPAAAVVHALADRAQTLAVVESLTGGLLAAALVDVAGASTVFRGGLIVYATELKATLAGVSAELLTQRGPVDPDVAVALAEGGRTRCGADWALATTGVAGPQSQGGKPVGRVYVALAGPTAPQVRRLDLGGGREAVRAATVTAALRLLANQLTDP, from the coding sequence ATGAGTCTGCCCGGCGGTGACGCCCCGGCCGGTTCGGATCCCGGCGGTGACGCCCCGGCCGGCACCGATCTCGGAGTCGGCCGGCCGGTGACCGGGAGCCCGGCGGCGGCGGTGGTGCACGCGCTGGCGGATCGGGCGCAGACCCTGGCGGTGGTCGAGTCGTTGACCGGCGGGCTGCTGGCCGCCGCGCTGGTCGACGTCGCGGGGGCCAGTACGGTCTTCCGCGGTGGTCTGATCGTCTACGCCACCGAGCTGAAGGCGACCCTGGCCGGGGTGTCTGCGGAGCTGCTCACACAGCGTGGGCCGGTCGACCCGGACGTCGCGGTGGCGCTGGCCGAGGGTGGCCGGACCCGCTGCGGCGCGGACTGGGCGCTGGCCACCACCGGCGTGGCCGGGCCGCAGTCACAGGGCGGCAAACCGGTCGGGCGGGTCTACGTCGCGCTGGCCGGGCCGACCGCGCCGCAGGTCCGTCGGCTGGACCTCGGTGGCGGACGCGAGGCCGTCCGGGCCGCGACGGTCACCGCCGCACTGCGGTTGCTGGCCAATCAGCTCACCGACCCGTGA
- the pgsA gene encoding CDP-diacylglycerol--glycerol-3-phosphate 3-phosphatidyltransferase: MTEPSASAGARPTVPAVPVVNAANALTGLRMVLVPVFVLFVVVSGMTHPGWRVAACLTFLVASATDLVDGWIARRYGLVTSFGKVADPIADKALTGTALVLLSWYDLLPWWVTALVLIRELGITLIRFWVLRHGVIAASRGGKAKTALQITAIAWYLLPLPGLLAAVGPWIMGAALLITVATGLDYVVRAVRLRRPTPLGGGG, translated from the coding sequence GTGACCGAGCCGAGCGCCTCCGCCGGGGCCCGCCCGACCGTGCCGGCGGTACCGGTGGTCAACGCGGCGAACGCCCTCACCGGGCTGCGGATGGTGCTGGTACCGGTGTTCGTGCTGTTCGTGGTCGTCTCCGGGATGACCCATCCGGGCTGGCGGGTCGCCGCGTGCCTGACCTTCCTGGTCGCGTCGGCGACCGACCTGGTCGACGGCTGGATCGCCCGCCGGTACGGCCTGGTGACCTCGTTCGGCAAGGTGGCCGACCCGATCGCGGACAAGGCGCTGACCGGCACCGCGCTGGTGCTGCTCTCCTGGTACGACCTGCTGCCGTGGTGGGTGACGGCGCTGGTACTCATCCGTGAGCTGGGCATCACCCTGATCCGCTTCTGGGTGCTGCGGCACGGGGTGATCGCGGCGAGCCGGGGCGGCAAGGCGAAGACCGCGCTGCAGATCACGGCGATCGCGTGGTACCTGCTGCCGCTGCCGGGGCTGCTCGCCGCCGTCGGCCCGTGGATCATGGGTGCAGCGCTGTTGATCACCGTGGCGACCGGCCTTGACTACGTGGTACGGGCGGTGCGACTGCGGCGACCGACGCCGCTCGGGGGCGGCGGATGA
- the rimO gene encoding 30S ribosomal protein S12 methylthiotransferase RimO → MSAFAPTPAPSPGRRVALLTLGCARNEVDSEELAARLDADGWQVTTDADGADVVLVNTCGFVEKAKQDSVQTLLDAADTGARVVAAGCMAERYGRELSEHLPEAQAVLSFDDYPDISRRLDAVLAGEQLPAHTPRDRRKLLPLTPVARQQSAVVVPGHSVVDERTPAHLRAVLRRRLDTGPVASLKLASGCDRRCAFCAIPAFRGAFVSRTPDELLAEAHWLAGTGVRELVLVSENSTSYGKDLGDPRLLEKLLPQLAAVDGIVRVRVSYLQPAETRPGLIEAIATTPGVAPYFDLSFQHASEPVLRRMRRFGSTGRFLDLLDSARALAPQAGARSNFIVGFPGENRADVEELVRFLSAARLDAIGVFDYSDEDGTEAADLPGKVRAATVKRRYDRISALADELCAQRAEDRLGSTVEVLVDSVDDGVVEGRAAHQAPEVDGSTTLVAAPSGTTPSVELAGLRAGDLVRATVTGTEGVDLTAVPVAVVSSTAGSRPLSAVAG, encoded by the coding sequence GTGTCTGCGTTTGCCCCGACCCCCGCCCCATCGCCCGGCCGGCGAGTCGCCCTGCTCACCCTGGGCTGCGCCCGCAACGAGGTCGACTCGGAGGAGTTGGCGGCACGGTTGGACGCCGACGGCTGGCAGGTGACCACCGATGCCGACGGTGCCGACGTCGTGCTCGTCAACACCTGCGGCTTCGTCGAGAAGGCCAAGCAGGATTCCGTACAGACCCTGCTCGACGCCGCCGACACCGGGGCCCGGGTGGTGGCCGCCGGCTGCATGGCCGAGCGGTACGGTCGGGAGCTGTCCGAGCACCTGCCGGAGGCGCAGGCGGTCCTCAGCTTCGACGACTATCCCGACATCTCCCGGCGGCTCGACGCGGTGCTGGCCGGGGAGCAGTTGCCCGCGCACACCCCACGGGACCGTCGCAAACTGCTGCCGTTGACCCCGGTGGCCCGCCAGCAGTCCGCCGTCGTCGTGCCCGGCCACTCCGTGGTCGACGAGCGGACCCCGGCGCACCTGCGGGCGGTGCTGCGCCGGCGGCTCGACACCGGCCCGGTCGCCTCACTGAAGCTCGCCAGCGGCTGTGACCGTCGCTGTGCGTTCTGCGCCATTCCGGCGTTCCGGGGGGCGTTCGTCTCGCGGACCCCCGACGAACTGCTCGCCGAGGCGCACTGGCTGGCCGGCACCGGCGTGCGGGAACTGGTCCTGGTCAGCGAGAACTCGACCTCGTACGGCAAGGACCTGGGTGACCCACGGCTGCTGGAGAAACTGCTGCCCCAGCTGGCCGCGGTCGACGGCATCGTCCGGGTCCGGGTCAGCTACCTGCAGCCGGCGGAGACCCGCCCGGGCCTGATCGAGGCCATCGCCACCACCCCGGGCGTCGCACCGTACTTCGACCTGTCCTTCCAGCACGCCAGTGAGCCGGTACTGCGCCGGATGCGCCGGTTCGGCTCGACCGGGCGGTTCCTGGACCTGCTGGACTCCGCCCGGGCGTTGGCCCCGCAGGCGGGTGCCCGGAGCAACTTCATCGTCGGTTTCCCGGGGGAGAACCGGGCCGACGTCGAGGAGCTGGTCCGGTTCCTGTCAGCTGCCCGGCTGGACGCGATCGGCGTCTTCGACTACAGCGACGAGGACGGTACCGAGGCCGCCGACCTGCCCGGCAAGGTCCGCGCGGCGACGGTCAAGCGCCGGTACGACCGGATCAGCGCGTTGGCCGACGAACTGTGCGCCCAGCGGGCCGAGGACCGGTTGGGCAGCACCGTGGAGGTGCTGGTCGACTCCGTCGACGACGGGGTCGTCGAGGGCCGCGCCGCTCACCAGGCACCCGAGGTGGACGGCTCCACGACTCTCGTCGCGGCACCGTCCGGCACCACCCCGTCGGTGGAGCTGGCCGGGCTGCGGGCCGGCGACCTGGTGCGCGCCACGGTCACCGGTACCGAAGGGGTGGACCTGACCGCGGTGCCGGTCGCGGTGGTCTCGTCGACGGCGGGTAGCCGGCCGCTGTCGGCCGTGGCCGGGTGA